GCCTGGCTGCTGCGCTGGGGCGCCCGCCGCTGGCTGATCGGCGGCCTGGCCTTGCAGGCGCTGCTGGCGGCGGTGTTCCTGGCCTGGGTGATCAATCCGCGCACGGTCGACGCCATGGGCATGTCCAACAGCTTCAAGCGAGCGCGGGGCTGGGACCAGACGGTGCAGGCGATCATCGAACGCTCGCGCGAAGAGCAGGCCCTGCGCGGCGGCCTGACCGCCGTCGCCGTCGACGACCGCTTTCTCTACAATGTCGCCGCCTATTACGGTCGCGACTATTTCGGCACGCCGGCCGCCCCGCCGCTGAGGATGTGGGTGCACGAGATCGCCGCCCGCAATCAGGCCGAGACCGAGGCGCCGCTGGACGCGGCCCTGGGCCGACGCGCGCTGATCGCCAGTCTGGAAGGGACCTATCGCGGCAAGATCCAGCGGGACTTCGCGACGACCTCCGACCTGCAGATCGTCCGTGTACGCCTGGACAAGAAGCGCTCGCGCCGCACCGACCTGTTCATCGCCCAGGGCTTTCGACCCGTGCCGCGCGATCCAGTGACCGGCCTGCCGCCGAACGCGTCCTGGCGGGATCCCGGGGCGAGCGCAAAGTAGAACTGTTCTTCCCTCCCCTCGTGGGGAGGGAAGAACTTGATCTTAAACCCCGACCTCGAACGCCGCCTCGGTCTTGGCCTTCACCTCGTCAACCGTCACGCCCGGCGCCAGTTCGATCAGCTTGACCGGCGTCTTGCCGCGATTGATCTCGAACACGCCAAGCTCGGTGATCAGCAGGTCGACCACCCCGGCCCCGGTCAGGGGCAGCGAACAGCGGTGCAGCAGCTTGGGCGCGCCGGACTTCTCGCAGTGGTCCATGACCACCACCACGCGCTTGACGCCGGCCACCAGATCCATGGCGCCGCCCATGCCCTTGACCATCTTGCCGGGCACCATCCAGTTGGCCAGGTCGCCGGTCTCGGACACCTGCATGCCGCCGAGGATGGACAGGGCGATGTGGCCGCCGCGGATCATCGCGAAGCTGTCGGCCGACGAGAAGTACGAACTGGAGTCCAGCTCGGTGATCGTCTGCTTGCCGGCGTTGATCAGGTCGGCGTCCTCTTCGCCCTCGTAGGGGAAGGGGCCCATGCCCAGCATGCCGTTCTCGCTCTGCAGCGTCACATGCATGCCTTGCGGGATGTAGTTGGCCACCAGGGTCGGGATGCCGATGCCCAGGTTCACATAGAAGCCGTCCCGCAGCTCCTTGGCCGCCCGTTCGGCCATCTCGTCGCGCGTCCAGGCCATCAGACGGTCTCCTTCGGGCGTGTGGTCACGCGTTCGATCCGCTTCTCGAACTTCGCGCCCTTGACGATATGGTCGACATAGATGCCGGGCGTGTGGATGTTGTCCTTGTCCAGGGCCCCGATTTCCACCAGGTCCTCGACCTCGACGACGGTGACCTTGCCGGCCGTGGCCATCATCGGATTGAAGTTGCGGGCGGTCTTTCGGTAGACGAGGTTGCCCTCGGCGTCGGCCTTCCAGGCCTTGACGATCGACAGGTCGGCGGTCAGGCCGCGCTCCATCACGTACATCTCGCCGTCGAACTCGCGGGTTTCCTTGCCCTCGGCCACCAGGGTGCCGTAGCCGGTGCGCGTGAAGAAGGCGGGGATGCCCGCCCCGCCGGCGCGAATGCGTTCGGCCAGCGTGCCCTGCGGATTGAACTCCAGTTCCAGCTCGCCGGAGAGGTAGAGCTGTTCGAACAGCTTGTTCTCACCCACATAGGAGGAGACCATCTTCTTGATCTGGCGGTTCTCCAGCAGGATCCCCAGGCCAAAGCCGTCGACGCCGCAATTGTTGGAGACCACCGTGAGGTCCTTGACGCCCGTCTCGCGGATCGCCGCGATCAGGTTCTCGGGAATACCGCACAGGCCGAAACCACCGGCCATGATGGTCATGCCATCGAATAAAAGACCCGCCAGCGCTTCGGCGGCTGTGGACTTCACCTTGTCGACCATGGTTCCTCCCGGAGCGACGTTTGGCGACTGCTCTGAGCCGCCGGACGGAGAAATTCAACCCGTGATGAATAAAATTTCGAGGCCTGGAGCAGCGACGTGACGGATCAGGTTCAGCCCAAGACAGACCCGAGCGACGCTACCACCGGCCTCGTGACGCCCGCCACCTCGGGCGTGCTTTTGGCCCTGGCTCATCCGGCGCTTGAACGCTCGCGCGCCAATCGCGCCCTGGCCAAGGCGGCCAAGGGCCTGGAGGGCGTCACCTTCCACGATCTCTACGAGACCTATCCGGACTTCGCGATCGACATCGAGGCCGAGCAGGAAAAGCTGATGGCGCACGACGTGATCGCCGTGCAGTTCCCGCTCTACTGGTACTCGACCCCCGCCCTGCTGAAGGAGTGGTTCGACCTGGTCTGGCTGCATGGCTTCGCCTACGGCCTGGACGGCAACGCCATGGCCGGCAAGCGCCTGTTCGCCGCCTGCACCACCGGCGGGGCGGCCAAGGCCTATCACGCCCATGGCTACAACCGCTTCACCCTGGACGAATATCTGCGCCCCCTGGAACAGACCGCCTATCTGTGCGGCATGGTCTGGGAGACGCCGTTCGTGGTGCACGGCGCGGCGACCAAGGACGACGAGGAGCTGAAGGCCGAGGCCCTGCGCTATCGCGCCCGCATCGGCTCGCTGATGACCGCCCCCGCCGACGCGGAGCTGGGCGCATGACGTTTGGCGAGGAAAATGACAAGACCCGCGGGACGCCAGAGGGGATGAACCGCTGATGCCGTTCCTGTTGCAAGCCCTGGTCTATCTCGGCGCCGCCGTCATCTCCGTGCCGATCGCCAAGCGCCTGGGCCTGGGCTCGGTGCTGGGCTACCTGATCGCTGGCGTGGTGATCGGGCCGTTCGCCCTGTCGCTGGTCGGCGAGCAGACCGACATCATGAAGTTCGCCGAGTTCGGCGTTGTGATCCTGCTGTTCCTGATCGGGCTGGAGGTCCAGCCCTCGACCCTGTGGGACATGCGCAAGGCGATCTTCGGCTTCGGCGGCGCCCAGGTGGTCGGCACCTCGCTGGCCATCGCCGGGGTCTCCATGCTGCTGGGCCTGCCCTGGCAGACCGCGCTGGCCGTCGGGATGGTGCTGGCCATGTCGTCCACCGCCATCGTTCTGCAGACCCTGGACGAGAAAGGCCTGAGGCAGGGACCGGTCGGACGGGCCGCCTTCGGCATCCTGCTGCTGCAGGACCTGGCGGTCATCCCGATGTTTGCGCTTCTGCCGACCCTGGCGACCATCGCCCCGCCGGTCCATGCGGGCGCGGTCGAGACCCACGGCGGCGCCAGCCTGATCGCTCACCTGCCACCCTGGGCCCAGGGCCTGTCGGTGCTGGCGGCCGTGGGCGTCGTGGTCGGAGGCGGCCGCTATCTGGTGCGGCCGATCTTCCGCTTCATCGCCGAGGCCAGGCTGCGCGAGATCTTCACCGCCGCCGCCCTGCTGATCGTGGTGGGCGTGGCCAGCATCATGCAGACCGTCGGCCTGTCGCCGGCTCTGGGCGCATTCCTCGCCGGGGTCGTCCTGGCCGAGAGCGAGTTCCGCCGCGAGCTGGAAACCGACATCGAGCCGTTCCGCGGCCTGCTGCTGGGCCTGTTCTTCATCACCGTCGGCGCGGGCATCGACCTGAAGCTGGTGGCCGCCCAGCCGCTGGTGTTGATCGGCCTGGTCCTGGGGCTGATGATCCTGAAGTTCGGGGTCCTGTTCGGCATCGCCCGACTGTTCGGCGCCCCGGCGCGAGGCGCGGCCGCCGTCGCCACGGCCCTGGCCCAGGGCGGGGAGTTCGCCTTCGTCCTGCTGAGCTTCACGGTCGGGGCCGGCGTGATCGGCGCCACCCTGGCGGCCCTGCTGACCGCCGCCGTGGCCGTCTCCATGGCCCTGACTCCCGTGGCGATGATCCTCTACGAACGCATCGCCCAGATGTTCGACGCCGCCATTCCCAAGCAGATTCCCGACACCGGGGCCTTCGAGGACGGCGAGCCGGACATCATCATCGCCGGCTTCGGACGCTTCGGTCAGATCACCGGCCGCCTTCTGACCGCCAACGGCTTCCGCTCGACCGTGCTGGACAGCGACATCGAGCAGATCGACCTGCTGCGCCGCTTCGGCCGCCGGGTGCACTATGGCGACGCCACGCGAATGGACCTGCTGCGCGCCGCCGGCATCGAGCGGGCCCGGATGCTGATCGTCGCCTTGGACGACCGCGAAAAGACCGTCGAGCTGGTCGAGACCGCCCGCAAGGCCTTCCCCGATCTGGTGATCCTGGCCCGGGCCTGGGACCGCCGCCACGCCTATGACCTGTTGGCCAACGGCGCCGACGCGGTCGAGCGCGAGACGTTCGAGGCCGCCCTGGCCCTGGGCACCACCGCCCTGCAGAAGCTGGGCTACCGCGCCCACCGTGCTCACCGCGCCGGGGCGATCTTCCGCCGCCATGACCGCAAGTCGTTCGAGGATCTGCGTCCCGTCTGGGGCCAGGAGGAGGCCTATATCCTGGCCTCGCGCGACGCGGCCCAGACCATGGACAAGCTGCTCAACGCCGACCTGGCGCGCCTGCGTCCGGGCGATGCGACCGGCGCCTGGGACACCGCCAGTCTCGACGAGGAACTGAAGGAACGCGCCGAACGCGAAGCCGCCAAGCGCGAGGCCGCGAAGTAGCGGTTACGCGGCCCTCCCCCTGTCGGGGAGGCGGCGCGAAGGCGCCGGTGGGGGGGAGCAGACCCAGCTCGGCAAACTCCCCCCTCCGTCGGCCGCGCCGACACCTCCCCACAGGGGGAGGATTTCAACGTCGGGAACCGGACACTCCGGCGGGGCCTTCCCTTTCACAGGAAGGTTCAAACCAATGCGGTACTATTTCCAGCTCAGCGACGGCCACGTGCTGACCGACGAGGAGGGCGCGCTATTCGACGATCTCGATGCGGCCAAGATCGAGGCGGCGCGGATCGCCGGCGAGTGGCTGCGCGACAACGCCGACGAGTTCGCCCAAGACGGCAGCCTGCTGGTCGAGGTGCTGGACGAGCGCCGCGCCGTGCTGGCCACCGTCGCCGTCGAGGCCAACGCCCCGACTGGAACGATGCACTAGGCCGCGCCCGCTCGCCTCCCCGCATACCCTACGTTAAGCCGCGCTCGCTAAGGTCGCGGCTCATGAGCAACCGTCCTTCCTCCGCCGGGGTCACCCCCGAACAGCTGGCGACCCTCAGCCACGAGTTCCGCACCCCGCTGAACGGCGTGCTGGGCATGGCGCGGCTGCTGGAGGGCACCCGCCTGACCGCCGAACAGCGGGCCTATGTCGGCGCCTTGCGCGAGAGCGGCGACCACCTGCTGTCGCTGGTCAACGACGTGCTGGACTTCGCTCGCCTGGGCGCCACGGCCATCGAGCTGCACGCCGCTCCGGTCGATGTCGAGAACCTGCTGCGCCAGGTGGCCGAGCTGCTCAGCCCCCGGGCTCACGAGAAGACCATCGAGATCGCCTGGGCCGTCGCGCCCGGCCTGCCGACCATCCTGGCCGACGAGGGCCGTCTGCGGCAGGTGCTGCTGAACTACGCCGGCAACGCCATCAAGTTCACCGAGGCTGGCGGCGTGCTGCTGAGCGCCGATCTCACCGCCAATGGCCGCATCCGCTTCTCCGTTCGCGACACCGGGCCGGGCGTCGCCCCCGAAGCCCGGGCCGCGATCTTCGAGGCCTTCGTTCAGACCGATCCCTCGCACCAGGCCCAGCTGGGCGGCGCGGGCCTGGGCCTGGCCATCGTCGCCCGCCTGGCCGGCGCCATGAACGGCGAGGCCGGGGTCGGCGGCGAGCTGGGCCAGGGCGCCGACTTCTGGTTCGAGGCGCCGTTCGACTTCGCGCCGACCGCACCCGCGGAACTGCCCCTGACCGGTCGCGCCGTCGCGATCGCCTCGCCCAACGCCATGATCCGCGAAGCCGCCATCCGCCAGATCCGCGCCAGCGGCGGCCAGGCCCTGTCGGGCGAGACGGTCGCCGAGGCTCTCAAAGGCGCCCCGCCCGAGGCCGTGCTGCTGCTCGACGTCGCCCTGGCCTCCCCGCGCGGCGCGCTGAAGCCGCCCGCCGGCCGCGCCTGCGTCGTTCTGCTGACGCCGGACCAGCGCGACCGCATTCCCAAGCTCAAGGCCGCCGGCCTGGGCTATCTGATCAAGCCGCTGCGCCGCGCCTCGCTGATCGCCCAGGTGCTGGAGGCCCGCGCCGCCAAGTCCGCCGCCGTCGAAGCCCCGGCCCCGACCCCGACCAAGGCGCTGGAGGACGACCGCATCGCCCCGGCCGCCGCCCCCGGGGTGCGCGTGCTGCTGGCCGAGGACAACCCGATCAACGCCCTGCTGGCTCGCGCCCTGCTGGAGCGCGAAGGCTGCAAGGTCGACCGCATCGCCAGCGGCGACGAGGCCGTCTCGGCCCTATCGCGCGGCTTCTACGACCTGATCCTGATGGACCTGCGCATGCCCGGCCTGAACGGCCTGGAGGCCACCAAGGCCCTGCGCGAACGCGGCGTCACCACCCCGATCGTCGCCTTGACCGCCGACGCCTTCGACGAGGATCGCCGCGCCTGCCTGGCGGCCGGGATGAACGACTTCCTGGCCAAGCCCCTGACACCAGCCGCCCTGCGCGGCGTACTGACCAACTGGACCGGCCTCGGCTGGACGAAAGCGGCGACACGCGCCAAGGTCGCCGGCTAAGGGCGGGGCGGTTTCCCCGCTTCGGGGACCGCCACGCATGACCGACGACGCCGCGCCGACGCCGCAGAAGAAGACGCTTCTCCAGACCCTGGCCTTCTTCGGCGAGCGCCGCAGCCTGGTGATGCTGGGCCTGGGGTTCGCCTCGGGCCTGCCCTACATGCTGATCTTCGACACCCTGTCGCTGTGGCTGCGGGACGCCGGCCTGTCGCTGGCGGTGATCGGCTTCTTCAGCCTGGCGACGCTGTCGTTCTCGTTCAAGTTCCTCTGGGCTCCGCTGATCGACCGCACCAAACTCCCCATCCTGCATGGGCTGGTCGGCCATCGCCGCGCCTGGATGCTGGCCTGCCAGGCGGTGATCATCCTGGGCTTGCTGGCCATTTCCGGCGTCAATCCGGCCCAGAACCTGCCGCTGATGGCGGCCATCGCCGTGGTCGTCGGCTTCGCCACCGCCACCCAGGACATCGTCATCGACGCCTGGCGGATCGAGGTGGTCGACACCGAGCGCCAAGGCCAGATGGCCGTGGCCGTGCAGTGGGGCTATCGCGGGGCCATGATCATGGCCGGCGCCGTGCCGCTGCTGCTGGCCGAGCGCTTCGGCTGGAACATCTCCTACCTCGCCATGGCCGGGGCCATGGTGGTGGGCGTGATCTCGACCCTGGCGGCGCCGCGCGAGGCGGCCCACGCCATCCGGCCGATCCACACCGACGGCGTCAACCAGCCCAAGGCGCTGGAGATCCTGGAATGGCTGGCGCGCCTGGCCATCCTGGTGGTCGGCGCCCTGCTGGTCGGCTCGGGCCTGTCGGGCGACGCCAGCCTGCTGTCCAAGTTCGCCGGCGGCGAGGCCCTGGCCGACGCCTGGAAGGACAAGCAGACGGGGATCTGGCTGCAGCTTCTCGGCGTGCTGGCCGGCCTGGCCGTGATCGTGGTCGCCGCCTGGCCGATCCCCAAGGTCAAGACCAAGCCCGGCGTCTATCTGTCGACCGCGCTCTATTCGCCGCTGAAGGAGTTCCTGACCCGCTTCTCGGGGGTGGCCGGCCTGATCCTGGCGGCGATCTGCGTCTACCGGGTGTCGGACTTCGTGCTCAACATCATGAACCCGTTCTACCGGGACATGGGCTTCTCGCTGACCGAGATCGCCGAGATCCGTAAGGTGTTCGGCATCATCGCCTCGATGGCCGGCGTCTTCCTGGGCGGTGTGGTCGTGGCGCGCTTCGGCTTGATGAAGGCGCTGATCGTCGGGGCCTTCGCCCAGCCGATCAGCAACCTGATGTTCGCCCTGCTGGCCATGAGCGGCCACAGCGTGCCGATGCTGTTCGCCTCGATCTGCATCGACAACATCGCCGGCGGCGTGGCCGGCACCGCCCTGATCGCCTACATGTCCAGCCTGACCACGGCGGGCTTCACGGCCACGCAATACGCTTTGTTCTCGTCGCTCTACGCCCTGCCCGGCAAGCTGATCGCCTCGCAGTCGGGGCGGATCGTCGAGGCCTCGGCCCACGCGGCGGAAGCCGGCGGCCCGGTCGGCGCCCTGAAGGGCCTGTTCACCCGCCTGCCGCCTGAAAGCTTCACCGCCGCCGGCGCCAAGCTGGGGGTCAGCGCCCCGGCCATGGCGGCTGGCTATACTGCCTTCTTCATCTACACCGCCCTGATCGGCGTTGTGGCCATCGCCCTGTCGTTCCTGGTCGCCGCGAGGCAGCCGGCCCACATGGCGGCCAAGGCGGAGGCTGAGGCCGAGACGGGGGAAGAGGTTATCGCCTGATCCTCCAATCCGCTCATCCCGGCGAACGCCAGGACCCAGATGGAATGGCGGGGTGGTCGACACCAAGAACGTTGAGCCTGTCCAATCAGACTCTCTGCTCAACGATCTGGGTCCCGGCATTCGCCGGGATGAGCGGCGTTACCTAGGTCTCGCTCTTCAGACAGACCACCTGGGCCACCCGCAGGTCGCGGCGCAGGCCGTCGGCCACGCGGCCGTAGTTCTCGGTGGTGATCGCCTCGCCCAGGGCGAAGCTGGCCGGACGGCGGCGGCTCTGCTTGAGCAGGTCGTCCATCGTCTCCTGGGCGGTCGTGTAGATCCGGCCCCGGCGCGGCGATTCCGCCACCGTCACCCCGATCACCCGACCGGCGCTGTCGAGGGCCGGCGCGCCCGACAGACCCGACAGCGTGCCCTTCAGATTGTCGGTCCGTCCGACCTCGGCCCAGACCAGCACCGGCTCGACCCGGGCGCCGCGCCCCCGGATGACCAGGTTCTCGCGGCCCAGAAGGCGCGAGGTGACCTCGCCCGGATGGCCTTGCGGAAAGCCCGGATGATAGGCTCGTTCGCCGCGCCGGGGCGGCTCGGCCACGCCGCGCAACGGCACGGCGGGGGCTCCGCCCTCGGTGGTCAGGATGGCCGCGTCGCCGGACGGATCCAGCGTGATGCGGGCCGCCACGCCTCGGCCGTCGGCCACGACGATCGCCGCCTGGCGGCAGCCGTCGACCACGTGCCGGGCGGTCAGCCACGAGCCGCCGTCGTCGACCGAGAACGCCGTGCCGCTACCGGGCTGGCCCTTTTCGGGCACCTGGACGACCACGGACGGATCGAACGGCGAGGCCGGACCCAGCGGCAGGCCAACATCGCCCGGCACCGGCGGCGGCGGCGGCGGCGCGTCGGAACGCTCCTGCCGGCCGACGGCCACGACCAGCAGGGCGCTGACCACCGCCCCGTAGATCAGCCAGTCCGGAAGCTTCGGGAAATGCACTTAAACCGCCCCCGCTCGCCCGACCGTCAGCCGGCCACCGCGGCGGCCAGGATCAGGGCGGTGGCGATCTTGGCGCCGACCAGCAGGGCGGCGGCGGCGACCTCGCCCTCGTTGATCCGCTCGGGCAGGCCCTTGAGCAGCATGTCGGTGATCCGGAAGACCAGCAGCTGGACGACGATGGTCGACACGCCCCACAGCACGATCTCCAGCGGCGAAACCGAGGCCGACAGCGAGGTGGCCAGCGGAATGGCCAGGCCCACCATCACCCCGCCCAGCGACAGGGCGGCGGCGGCGTTGCCCTCGCGGATCAGCTTGATCTCCTTGTGCGGGGTCAGCAGGGCGTAGAGCGCCGTGCCGATCACCAGCATCACCAGGGTGATGGCGGCGTGCATCAGCGTCAGCGGCAAGCCGCTGGCGAAGGCCTGGATCTCGGGCGACTGGAGCTGAGGCGACATGAAACGGTAATCCCCGAACTTGAGGGACGCATTGCTAGCACGGGATCAAGCGCCGTGCGTAGGGGGCTCGTCTGGCAAGCGAGACGCTACTGGGCGAAGCTGACGACCGACCAGCCGTACGACCGGATCCGCCAGCCCCCATCTTCCAGCACCTGCACGAACGACCAGCCGCCCTGCTCGTCGAACCGCTTGCCGTCGCGCACGCCGGTCCAGCGGGTGGGCAGGGAGAAATAGACCAGGTCGTCCGTCCGCGCGAAGTCCTGCGGCGGGCCGAACGTGTGGCGAAGATCGGTGATCGCCCTCACGTGCCGGGCCATCAGGTCGCGCCAGTGATCCAGACCGGCTTGGCCCATGAAGACGTGCGGTGGGAAGTTCTCGAGGATGGTGACTTCGCCCACCGAGAACACGCCCCGCAGGACGAGGCGCTCGTCGGCTGTCTCGAGGAAGCGCGCCAACGCCTCGGGGCCGGCCATCATGGCGGCGTCCGGCGCGGCGACGTCCGGCATCTAGGCGGCCGCCTCGTCCTCGTCGTCCAGCACGCCGGCCATGGCCGCCATCGACAGCTTGCGCATGGCCGAGGCGCGGACCTTCTCGCTCTCGCTCTTCAGCTGGCCGCAGGCGGCCAGGATGTCGCGGCCCCGGGGCGTGCGGATCGGCGAGGAGTAGCCGGCGCGGTTGAGGATGGCGGCGAAGGTCTCGATCGCCGTCCAGTCCGAGCACTGATAGTCGCTGCCCGGCCACGGGTTGAACGGGATCAGGTTGACCTTGGCGGGGATGCCCTTGATCAACTTGACCAAGGCCCGGGCCTCGTCGGGGCTGTCGTTGACGCCCTTCAGCATCACGTATTCGAACGTCACCCGGCGGGCGTTGCTGATGCCCGGATAGGCGCGAATGCCGGCCATCAGCTGGTCCAGCGGATACTTCTTGTTCAGCGGCACCAGCACGTCGCGCAGCGGATCGTTGGTGGCGTGCAGGCTGATCGCCAGCATGGCCTGGGTCTTCTCGCCCAGGGCGTCCAGCTGCGGAACCACCCCCGAGGTCGAGACCGTGATCCGGCGGCGCGAGATGGCGATGCCCTCGTTGTCGCTGATGATCTCGATGGCGTCGGCCACCTGGCCCAGATTGTAGAGCGGCTCGCCCATGCCCATGAACACGATATTGCTCAGCAGGCGGTCTTCCTTGTCCGACGGCCATTCGGCGAGGTCGTCCTTGGCGATCTGCACCTGGGCGACGATCTCGGCGGCGGTCAGGTTGCGGACCAGGGCCTGGGTGCCGGTGTGACAGAAGCTGCAGTTCAGGGTGCAGCCGACCTGGCTGGAGACGCACAGCGCGCCGCTACGGCCGACCGACGGGATGTAGACGGTCTCGACCTCGATGCCCGGGGCCATGCGGATCAGCCACTTGCGGGTGCCGTCCTTGCTGACCTGGCGCTCGACCACCTCGGGACGCGCGACGGTGAACTGCTCGGCCAGCCGGGCGCGGGTTTCCTTGGCCACGTCGCTCATCTGGGCGAAGTCGGTCACGCCGCGATGGTGCACCCAGCGAAAGATCTGGGTGGCGCGCATCTTGGCCTTGCCGTGCTCGACCACGCCGCTCTCGGTCAGGGCGGCGACCATCTGCGGACGGGTCAGGCCCGACAGGTTGATCAGCGGCTTTGCGGCGGCGGCCCCTTCTTTCGAAGAAGAGGGAGCCATGCGCGACAGGTCGAGGGTGACGCTCAAGGGGCGGTCCGGGGTCAGGAATTTTAAGGATCGAGGCGAGGATATAGCAGCTCTCGCCGCTTTTTCCAAAAGGACGAGGCGTCGCGGCCCTTGACCTTCAGAGGCCGTGATTCACCATCGTCGTTTGCAGCCCGTTCACCGTCCTTGGCGATAATGCCCGATCTCTGGGGAGTCGGGCCTTGCTCATGACCATGTGGAAACGCCTTGTGGCGCGCCTTCGCACTGACGAGCGCGGGGCCATCGCCATTCAGTTCGCGCTGCTGTTGCTCCCCATCTCCGTCCTGGCGTTCGGCCTGATCGACCTGAGCCGCGCCAGCGTCCAGAAGCGGCAGCTGCAGGACGCGCTGGACGCCGCGACCCTGATGGCCGCCCGCTCGACCGCCACCACCAACGCCGATCTCGACGCCATCGGCGACGCGGCCCTGGCCACCGAGATGGCCGGCCTGGGCGTGCCCCTGACCCGCGACAACTCGACCTTCGCCTTGGGTTCCAACAACACCGTGGTCGGTTCGATCAAGAACGTCACGATCAAGCCGATCATCTCCAACCTCTGGAGCACCGGCGATTCCAACGTGGCGGCCGGCGCCACCGTGACCCGTTCGGTCAACAAGCTGGAAGTCGCCCTGGTGCTCGACAACACCGGCTCGATGGCCAGCACCCTGGGCTCGGGCGCCAAGAAGATCGACGCCCTGATCGACGCCTCCAAGTCCCTGGTCGACGTGCTGGCCGCCGCCGCGGCCACGGCCAGCGAAACCGACGCGGTCAAGATCAGCGTCGTGCCGTTCTCGATGACGGTGAATGTCGGCTCGACCTATCAGGGCCAGACCAGCTGGCTGACCGGCAAGATGCCGAGCAGCGGCTACGGAACGGACATCTTCGCGACCAACCAGGACCGCTTCACCCTGCTGTCGAACCTGGGCTTGACCTGGGGCGGATGCGTGGAAAGCCGGCCCGCGCCCTATGACGTCACCGACGATCCGCCCAGCACCTCGGTCCCCGCCTCGATGTTCATCCCGTTCTTCGCGCCGGACGAGCCCGACGACAACGTCGTCGGCGTCAACCAGTCCAGCACGACGCGCTATCGCGACTCCCGCACGACGAACACCAACTATCCGATCGCCAACAACTGGCTGCCGGATGGCGTCTCGCCCAGCGGCACCGCGCCCACGGCCTGGGCCACGCGGTCCACGCCGATCGCCAAGTACGCGTCCAGCAACAAGAACAATGTGATCAGCCAGGCCAAGTCCGGCTCGTCCTACGGCCCGAACGCCGGCTGCGGTCTGACCAGCCTGATGCGCCTGACCAATGTCCGCACCACCACCCAGCGCGACGCGGTCAAGACCAAGCTTGGCCAGATGATCGCCGTCGGCAACACCAACGTCGCCATGGGCCTGGCCTGGGGCTGGCACACCCTGTCGAACAACGCGCCGTTCGCCGACGGCGTGAACCCGACCACCGCCGACGGCAAGAAGACCACCAAGGTCATCGTGCTGCTGACCGACGGCGACAACACCAACGACGTCTACGGCAACCCCAACAACTCGATCTACACGGGCTATGGCTACATCGCCCAGGGCCGGCTGAAGACCGCCAGCGGAACCGCCCTGACGGCTAGCTCGACGGCCACCAACCGTCGCGACGCGATCGACGATCGTGAAACGATGCTGTGCGCGAACGCCAAGGCCGAAGGCGTGCAGATCTACGCCATCGGGGTGGGCGTCTCGAGCCACTCCAAGGCCATCCTGCAGAGCTGCGCCACCAAGCTGGACATGTACTACGACGTCAACGACGCCGACGAACTGACCTCGGTGTTCAACACCATCGCCGGTTCGATCCAGAACCTGCGGATCAGCAAGTAGCGGCCCCTCCCCCTGTGGGGGAGGTGTCGGCGAAGCTGACGGTGGGGGGCGTCGGCAGATGGCCGGCTCCAGGATCGACGATCCTAAAAACTCCCCCCACCGATCGCTACGCGATCGCCTCCCCCACGGGGGGAGGACCTAAGCCCTAGGCCAGCTTGATCTCGCGCAGGCGCTGCTGGAGGAACTCGTCGGCCGTGATCGACTCCGGATAGCGGTCCGGATTTTCGGCCGTGATCGTGTTGGGCAGGGTCTTGATCTCGTAGTCCGACGCGAAGTGCAGGAAGAACGGCGTCGAATAGCGCGGCACGCCGCGGCGCTCGGGCGGCGGGTTCTGCACGCGGTGCTGGGTCGAGGGCAGCACGTGGTTGGTCAGGCGCTCCAGCATGTCGCCGATGTTGACGACCAGGCAGCCGGG
The window above is part of the Caulobacter soli genome. Proteins encoded here:
- a CDS encoding DUF350 domain-containing protein produces the protein MSPQLQSPEIQAFASGLPLTLMHAAITLVMLVIGTALYALLTPHKEIKLIREGNAAAALSLGGVMVGLAIPLATSLSASVSPLEIVLWGVSTIVVQLLVFRITDMLLKGLPERINEGEVAAAALLVGAKIATALILAAAVAG
- a CDS encoding AmpG family muropeptide MFS transporter; translated protein: MTDDAAPTPQKKTLLQTLAFFGERRSLVMLGLGFASGLPYMLIFDTLSLWLRDAGLSLAVIGFFSLATLSFSFKFLWAPLIDRTKLPILHGLVGHRRAWMLACQAVIILGLLAISGVNPAQNLPLMAAIAVVVGFATATQDIVIDAWRIEVVDTERQGQMAVAVQWGYRGAMIMAGAVPLLLAERFGWNISYLAMAGAMVVGVISTLAAPREAAHAIRPIHTDGVNQPKALEILEWLARLAILVVGALLVGSGLSGDASLLSKFAGGEALADAWKDKQTGIWLQLLGVLAGLAVIVVAAWPIPKVKTKPGVYLSTALYSPLKEFLTRFSGVAGLILAAICVYRVSDFVLNIMNPFYRDMGFSLTEIAEIRKVFGIIASMAGVFLGGVVVARFGLMKALIVGAFAQPISNLMFALLAMSGHSVPMLFASICIDNIAGGVAGTALIAYMSSLTTAGFTATQYALFSSLYALPGKLIASQSGRIVEASAHAAEAGGPVGALKGLFTRLPPESFTAAGAKLGVSAPAMAAGYTAFFIYTALIGVVAIALSFLVAARQPAHMAAKAEAEAETGEEVIA
- the rlmN gene encoding 23S rRNA (adenine(2503)-C(2))-methyltransferase RlmN, with translation MSVTLDLSRMAPSSSKEGAAAAKPLINLSGLTRPQMVAALTESGVVEHGKAKMRATQIFRWVHHRGVTDFAQMSDVAKETRARLAEQFTVARPEVVERQVSKDGTRKWLIRMAPGIEVETVYIPSVGRSGALCVSSQVGCTLNCSFCHTGTQALVRNLTAAEIVAQVQIAKDDLAEWPSDKEDRLLSNIVFMGMGEPLYNLGQVADAIEIISDNEGIAISRRRITVSTSGVVPQLDALGEKTQAMLAISLHATNDPLRDVLVPLNKKYPLDQLMAGIRAYPGISNARRVTFEYVMLKGVNDSPDEARALVKLIKGIPAKVNLIPFNPWPGSDYQCSDWTAIETFAAILNRAGYSSPIRTPRGRDILAACGQLKSESEKVRASAMRKLSMAAMAGVLDDEDEAAA
- a CDS encoding S1 family peptidase, giving the protein MHFPKLPDWLIYGAVVSALLVVAVGRQERSDAPPPPPPVPGDVGLPLGPASPFDPSVVVQVPEKGQPGSGTAFSVDDGGSWLTARHVVDGCRQAAIVVADGRGVAARITLDPSGDAAILTTEGGAPAVPLRGVAEPPRRGERAYHPGFPQGHPGEVTSRLLGRENLVIRGRGARVEPVLVWAEVGRTDNLKGTLSGLSGAPALDSAGRVIGVTVAESPRRGRIYTTAQETMDDLLKQSRRRPASFALGEAITTENYGRVADGLRRDLRVAQVVCLKSET
- a CDS encoding TadE/TadG family type IV pilus assembly protein — translated: MARLRTDERGAIAIQFALLLLPISVLAFGLIDLSRASVQKRQLQDALDAATLMAARSTATTNADLDAIGDAALATEMAGLGVPLTRDNSTFALGSNNTVVGSIKNVTIKPIISNLWSTGDSNVAAGATVTRSVNKLEVALVLDNTGSMASTLGSGAKKIDALIDASKSLVDVLAAAAATASETDAVKISVVPFSMTVNVGSTYQGQTSWLTGKMPSSGYGTDIFATNQDRFTLLSNLGLTWGGCVESRPAPYDVTDDPPSTSVPASMFIPFFAPDEPDDNVVGVNQSSTTRYRDSRTTNTNYPIANNWLPDGVSPSGTAPTAWATRSTPIAKYASSNKNNVISQAKSGSSYGPNAGCGLTSLMRLTNVRTTTQRDAVKTKLGQMIAVGNTNVAMGLAWGWHTLSNNAPFADGVNPTTADGKKTTKVIVLLTDGDNTNDVYGNPNNSIYTGYGYIAQGRLKTASGTALTASSTATNRRDAIDDRETMLCANAKAEGVQIYAIGVGVSSHSKAILQSCATKLDMYYDVNDADELTSVFNTIAGSIQNLRISK